GACTTGATGCTCCAAACGAAGTGCTCAGCCGCCCCAACGCCCAATTGCTGCATCATCAACCCCATGGTCTGCGACTTGAGATCGATCAGACCGGTCTGCCGTGCGGAAAAGTTCAGGCCACGGGTATTCAGAGGATACTCCGATAGATCCGTCGACATCGAACCGAATGCAGGCAGATCAGAATAGACTTTCAGAGCGCTTTCCACGGCGGCAACCCCGTTGGTACCGAAGTACTCGATGAACGAGCGGTCAAATGCGTAGTAGATCGTTGGTGTGTTCCAACGGAAACCTTCGTCCGGAGGCAGCGGTCCGCCATCCTGGCTGTTGACCTGGTAACCAATGGCCTCGACCATCCACGGTTTAAAGGGGCCTATGAACGTAAATCCCTGGGCCTGACTTGAAGCAAGCAAACCGACGATCGCCAATAGGACTGAGCGCGCGAAATTCATTTTCTTTGAAACTTGGCTTTCTACTGCAGGCGTACTACCCGGTACAAATTGGACGCACCCTGCTGATCTATCCTCACCGAGTCGGATGTCTCTCGAGCGAAGCGAACGGTCCCGAGATCCTTCCAGACGGCCGGCAACCCCTCCGCCACCTGGACCTGATAAACGTAGCCGGGAACAGTGTTCCAAGTAAGAACCGTCGCGTGAGCTCTGTGGGCTACCCCAAGTTTGAGCACACTCTGCCCATCCAAGGGCAGCGTTCCCGCTCGGAACTCACTCAAATTGGAGGCACCGTCGCCATCGCTATCCGCTGCAGCGTCCGCCCAATTGCCAGCATCAGAACCCCAGTAGATCGTCTGCCAATCATCGGGAATACCATCTCCATTTGTGTCTTCACCCCACACCCGACCCGCGGCGGATGCCGACCAAAGCGACTGTTCGCCGTTCTTGAGAATATAACGAAGCTTGAACTGGTGGGTAGACCCCGGCACTAAACCTTCCACCGAGTAGTGATTCCTATCCACAATCAAACCAGCGTTTCCATCCACTGAAAGCTCATAGTGGGCCAAATCGTAACCGGTCAAAGCGGGCCAACTGGCTTGCAACGAGCGAAGGCTGCTCGCCCCGACAAAGGGCGCCTCAGGTTGCGGCACGGTGGACACTGCGGAATAGCGCTGGGCATGTAAGTCAAAGCCGCGACGATCTAGGAACGTGGAGAAAACGATGGCCGCCTGACTCACCCCGTCCGAAATGGCGACGGGTTGAACTTGTGATGAAGGTGTCCAGGAATTCACGCGGAATTCGTCGCCGCTCGCCACACCCCCACGCAGATAACGTGCATACACCCCGTTTTGGCTCCCATCCTGGCCCGTGGAGGTCCAGGTAACTAAATGAAGTGCACCTAAGCGGGTGATGCTAGGCACAATTTGGTTGCCGCGCGCATACGTGTTCAGCACGGAGGGTTCTCTGACAGTAACGCCGTCCAAACTCACCGTGGAAGTCACAATCTCCCAGCCGTTGCTGCGAATGGATGACCTCTCAGACCAAGCCACAATCAGTTGGCCCCCTTCGGTCGAGGACAAACTGGGGTTGGCACAATGGCTGTTCGATCGATTCACTCTAAACTCGCCGGTCATTGGCTCGCCCGTGGAACTGAACACCCGAGCGTAGGTATCGATACTGGCCAAACCACGTCCCTCGTTAGCCGCGAACCGCTGCTGCTCGGATATCCAGCAGACCGCAAACCCACCATTGTCCAACGCTGTAACGTCGGAGTTCCTTTGGTTGAATGCCGAAAACTCGTTCACCTGGAAGATTCCCCCTAGAAACTTACCGGTTGAATCGACGATCCGACCAAACACACCTTGAAGATCACCATCGGCTCCAAACGTGGACCATACCAGAACAGCATTACCGTTCTTCAGCACAGACACCCCAACGTCCAAGCTCTCTTGAGTGGTGGATTGGCTCACCACGGTCTCGGCCGCCGAGAAGATACCCTTCTTGCTCAGGAACCGCGCGTAGATCTTGTGCCGCCCCGGCTCTCCTCCATCCCAACAAAAAACCGCCGAACCATCCGCGAAAAGCCCCACCTTGGGCTTTTCCTGGTCACCGGCGTTGAGTTGGTTGACCCGAAAAGCGGGGGAAAGAGCGGCGGAGAATCCGGCGGACAATTGGCGAGCTACGATTCCCGAGCCCTTACCGTCCGCTGCACTATCCTGCCACACCACGAAACCGTAATTCCCTTGGTACGCCCCAGCACTGAACATCTGGTCGCCGACGTAGCTACCCACTAATGGGTACTCATCTCCTACCGGGCTGAGCGATTGGGCCCTTGCCAGTCCTGCCGTGAGCACTAGAGCAATCAGCACGGCCAGCCGGTGAACAGACGCAGACTTTGTCGAACGAGGCATAACGCTAAGCAACGGTTGTGAGGTCAAGACTGCCTTATTACTTCACCGAGCTGCCCGATTGAGCAACGGCGGTTGGTGTCTGGCTCGGAATGCCGTTCTTCGCAAAAGGCATTTCTTCCTCGGAGTGAACCCGATTTCCAGCCGGATCAATAATGGTCGGGGTCACAAAGATCATGAGGTTTTTCTTGTCCGAGATATTGCTCTCGCTTCGGAACAAACGCCCAAAGAGCGGAAGATCACCCAAGAACGGCACTTTGTCCTTCGTCTTGGTCTCACTTTCGGAAATCAAACCACCGAGCACCACGGTTTGACCATCCCACACCACCGCGGTGGTTGCAACCTGGCGCAATCGGAATTGCGGCAAGGGAATAGGCTGGCTCAGCGTAGGCACCGCAGTCGTTCCGACCGAAGTCGCACGAACTTGGAACTGCTGGGCTGTTTCAAAGTCATATCCTACGAATTCCTTCAAGGTCGGGATGATGGTCATCTGGATCGTGTAGCCGTCCGCGGAAACATAGGGAATGACGTCCAGGATGGGCCCTAGTTCCGTCGGGGTCGCGATTGGCTGAATGGCTGAAGCGACACCACCCTGACCGCCACTGTTCACGTTGACTCCCCCCGTGCCACCACCACCGCCGCCCGAACCGGTTTGGTTCAGGTCGATGTCGGTAACGACGAACTTCACGTCGACAGCCTTGATCTGGGTCTGCCGAGAACTCACCGTGACGACCTCGGGAGCGTTCAGCACGTTGATGCCACCCCGCTGCTCCAAGGCCTTGATGGCGACTCGGAACTGCGGATCAGTAAGGATGCCCGTGAACGTTCCTAGCGTCGGAGTTGTATCCTGGCGAAGGCCGCTGGTTAGCAAGCCATCATTCGCGCTAGGCGACACCCCACTTCCAAACCCAGGGAAAGGAAAGCTACCGATCGGATTAGCCGCGGTAGGCGTTCCGGAGTAGGTGGGAGCCGTTCCGCCCTGGAGCCCCATCTTACCATCGCCCACCAGCGTATTCCCAAGCATCCAGTCAAAGCCCAAAGCCTTATTCTGGCTGAGGTTCACTTCCGCAAAGCGAGCTTTGATCGAGAGCTGAGGAGGAGGAACGCTCAGAATCTGAACGGCCTGCTCAATGATGTCTAGGTCGGCTAAAGTGGCCCGAACCATCAGCAGTCCGTTACGGTCGTTGTAGAAGAGCTGCTTCGGTGGCAACAAAGTGACCCCTGCGGCCGTGAAGAAATTGCGAACCGTTTCCCCAATCACTTGCGTGTAGGCCGGCCGAGTCAGGAAGGTAACACCAGAGCTACCCAACTCACCACGGTAGGTCTGAGGATCACTGGGGATACCGGCGGCACCGCCGCCACCGCCGCCTGCACCGCCACCCGCACCGGTGGGCGCAATGTTAATTCCCGCAAAGCTCGCTCCAAATTGCTCCTGAGCCTGCTGCTGACCACCCTGGCCGCCACCGCCACCACCGCCCCGGCTGCCGCCACCACCACCTCGGCTACCACCACCACCGCCGCCACCGCCACCGCTACCACCCTGCCCACCTTCACTGCCGAAGGAGGCCGCGGTCACCGATTCAAGACCTTGACGGAATGAGTTCGGATCCACTTTGAAAGTCCGAGTGAACAACTGCTCCGGTTCGCGACTACGGAACGAGAACACAATAGCATAGTCTTCCACCGAGTATTTGATAGGGCGATCCGCGACTTTGATGATGGCGTCCAGCATCTCCGCCAGAGTGATCCCACGCAACGGAGTCGGCACATTGATGATAACATCGCTCAACAAGGGAGCGGAATCGGCCGCGGGTGTGGGAATCGGGGTGCCGTTAGCATCTAACTGAGGCACCGCGACCGGTAGATCGATGTTCGGCGCGAGCAGCATATTGACGCCCGTGCGATCCGGATCGCGCTTCTGCGACTCGTTGAACAGATCCTTGATAACCTCGGAGAGGTTCTTGGACTCAAACTTCATCTCGTTAAGCGTGATACGGCTCAGTTTCGAGAAGATCATTTGGCGGGCCCGACTGGTATGCACCATGTTCGTGCGGGCGTAGCCATTAGGCTGAGGCAGAGAGTTTCGGGTGTTGGGATCCATCCATTCCCGCGTTACTTCGGCAAACTGATCGCGGAACCATCCCTCACGCTTGAGAATCTCTCCGGAGTGGCGCTGCTCCCGAATCACGTTCAGGTAATAGTATGCTCCCTGGTTGTTGGCATCGGCCGCGAGAATCTCATTCAGCTTGGCTTCCGCTTCCTTGAGGCGCCCGGCCTCGATCAGCACTTTGGCGTCCTGGAGCTTGGTGCCTTGTTTCAGCTGCTGCTCTTTGATCTCCGGCAGCATGGCCAACGCCTCAGGGCTGGGCATCTTACCCGCTACCTGCGCCTTAACCTTGTCGAGATTGCGCCTGAACTCCTGGGCGGCCTTGTTGTCCGGGTCCACAATGAGGACCCGGTCCACTTGCTTCTCCGCCTCGAGCAAATCACCGCCGCGCTGCGCTTGCTGCGCAACCTGCAGGCGGCTCAGCCCCATGCCGGATTTCACCTCGGCATACTCCGCCTCAACACCGTTGTTAACGGTTTTGAGTTGGAGCAGACAATCCTCATAAAGGCGGTAAGCCTCGGCAAACTTGCCGGCTTTTTCAGCCTCCTGGGCCTTGGCGATTTTGGCCCGGACATCCACCTTGGCAGCCTGCCGTCTTATGCTTTCCTTTGTCGCTTCGTCGATCGCTGAGCCCGAGGACTGAGCGAAAGCTGGAGGACAAAGTGCCAGCCAAGCGGCTGTGACACCAACCAAGAATCTAAACGTGCTGAACATGTGCTTTCCCGTCTTCTGTTTAAAAACAAAAGCACCTCACTTAGGGGGTGCGTTTGAGTCTGGTTTTCTTTTCGTTTAAGCGATTGGAGACTACCACCTCGTTTTCTGTGATTTCAACGATTTTGTAGTCCTCGCCGCCAAAGCCGATGAATGCGTCCCGTCGGAGCCCTTTATACTGGCGACCCTCCGGCGGATAACTCAACTCCGCAACATACGCCTCAGCTCGAACAAAGGCCTTGTCCTTGGCCACCGAGATCCGTTCCTTTGTTTCCGTCAATTCAAACACCAAGCCATCGGGATCTTCTGCCTTACCCTTCACTTCACGAAGCCATAGCTGATTCGGATTCCTGGCCGTTCCGCCGGGCATGCGGATTTTTTCGTCCAACTTCATGGTAAACGGCCTCGGTTTTCTAAACTCTGGTCGATCGGCCGCCTCCGCCATCAACTCAACAACGTAGGACGCTCCTCCCGCAGTGCCGGAGTCGTTAGAGGCGCTCACGAGCCGCACCACCAGATTCAAAGGCTTGATGGAATCGATCTTCAAGGCTTCCGGACCGACCGATTTACCAGACCTATCCACGATCAACTTTCCATCCTGGCCGCGCATCCACTTCACCGGATTGAACAGCTTGTGGGGCAGACCAAAATCAACGCGCGGCGGGTTGAGCGCCACTTTGAGCCCCTGGTCATACGCCGCCATGTCCAGGGCCGGCGGCGGGTTCAGCTTTTTGCGAACATAGTTGCCGGTGGTCTCGTTGGCTTTCTTCTGTTCCTCTCCGCTGAGCCAATACAGGAAGCCGACCGCCACCGCCAAAATCAGCACGACAAGAACGAGAATAGCCTTCTCGTAGTTGGCCTTGGCTAGCTCGACTAATTTTTTAACTTTTTCCATGTGGAATACTATTCCGCCGGCGGCGCGGCCTTGGTCACTTCAAGCAGCATCGACACCCGGAATGCCTTCTCATCCGCGAGAGTCTCCAATCGTCGAGTTTGATTCGCGGCTGCCGCACCCGGCCCACCAGGTCGCGGCTGCCCACGCTGAGCCGCACCGGCCGGAGCCCCCGAGTTCACAGGGATGAACGGACCACTGGCCGCAGGACCCGCACCAGGCTTACCGGGCGCAGCGGGCAGCACCGAGAGCAGTCGCACGGACAAGGCCTCAGGGCTGCGTTCGACGTTCTCAAGCACCGAGGCCAACGACTCGCTGAAGGCCGTGAACGTGACGACGTGAAAGCTGCTGATCTCGCCGGTCAAATCATTGGTCATCTTCGGAATCGCATGATAGTCGACCGAGCTGACAGCCGCCAAGTCATCCTTCGAGATCGCCTGCCGCCGCAAGTTTTCGAGCGCGCTGATTTCGGATCGGAAGAGAATCCCGCAAATGAGCTTCACCTCGGCCAACTGCTCCGCGAGCAATGGTACGCTGCCCTCTGCAAAGCTGACCAACGGCTTGATATTGGAGAAGCCAAACTCCTTCTGCGCCACCGGAATCCTGGCTTGGTCAGCCTGACGGTTCAACTGAGCCAAACTGTTGTCCAAAAGAGTTTTGAAGTTCGCAGAACTGATCTTGGCATCGAAGTCCAGCGGCTTTCGAGCCGCCATCACGTTGGTCAAAAACGTTTTCAGCTCCGCGTCCTGCTGACGCAGGATCATGATGTTGGTCGCCGTCGGAGAGGTCGACTTTAGATCGTAAATCTTTTTGAGCGAGGCGTCTGTTTCCTCGAGCTGTTTTTGGACTTCTGAATTCTCGCTCCATTTGGAGAACAAGTAGTAGCTGCCAAAAAGGAACAATCCTACCGCCACCACCAGGGAGAGAGCGAAAATCAAATTGCGCTTGAGCCAAAGCATATCAATTACAGGTCCAAAGGCTTCGCCAGCTTCAACGTCAGTTCGAACGTAAAGAAGAGACCGGCATTCGTTCCACGGTCATCCACCTCCAAACGTCCCGACAGAGCGGTGTTAGTAGTAAACAAATTCGAACTAGCCACCAATTTCTGAGCCAAGGCCGAGGCCAGCTCGAAATTAGCGGAAGGTTTTACGGTCTGGTTGAGGTTCAACCCGCGACAGCTTAGGAGAATGGACTGAACCTGACTCGGTGAAGGCGTCTCGCTAGGAGGCCCCCTTCTTCCGGCACGGACTTTAACACCGGAGGTGTCCGGCGGAGCTGCTGATGGATCCACCACTGGTTCCCCTTCAGCCGGAGTCGCCAGACCCTCCATGGGCAACGGATCCGCCATCACGGGAGCCATCTTCTCCACCCACATCGAGGCCTCAACACCGGCCGCGGCTAGGATCTCCGGAGCCTTTTCCTCCGTCTCGCGAAAAGCGCGTCGGACTTCACCCAACATCTGAGACCAGTAATGACGATCCTCCAACCAGGCCAGATGAGCATCCGCCAAGGTCTGGGTCTTCTTGAGATTGTCCTCCGCCTTCGATAGTTGCGCTTTAGAAGCTTCCATCGGCTTCAGCTTCTGCCGCAGATCCTCGAGGGTCTGGGCCTTTTGCTGGGAGGTTTTCTCGTAAAAGAAGCCAATGGTGAACACGATCAAGGCCAAGCCTAGAGCCGAAGCGATGAAATAGGGCTTCTTCTGGGCAAATCGCTGCCGCGTGAGCGAACTCTCGGGCATCAGATTCAACTCAACGGGGCAGTGAGCCAGATTTCGCAGCCCCAACCCCACCGTCTCACCGAGTGAGTGAGCCACCTTAGCCAACTCATCCAAGTCCAAGGACGGGTCAATCTCGACGTTTCGAAGAGGGTTGAAGTAATCGACAGGGATGTTCAGCTTCTCGGTAAAGAACTCGCGGGTATAGGGCATGATCGAAGCCCCACCCGACAGGAACAACCGCTGGGGAGCGCTGCCCCCTTGCTGAGTGCGGTAAAACTGAATGGTCTGATTGACCTGAATGTGAAGCCGCGTCATGAACTGACGCGCAATCTTCGAGATAGCCGCCTGATTGGGATTCTCCGGCTCCGCGTAAGCACCCCCCAATCCTACGAATCCTTCCTGAATCTTGAGCCGCTCCGCTTCATCATAGGGCAACTTCGCCTCTCTGAGAAAATCCGTCGTGATCGAGTTCGCACCGATGTTGATGCCTCGGGAATAAACCTGGCCCTTATCGAAAAAGAGCAAATTGCAGGTCTTGGCCCCGATATCGAGGAGCATCGAGCAGCCTT
The nucleotide sequence above comes from Verrucomicrobiales bacterium. Encoded proteins:
- a CDS encoding Amuc_1100 family pilus-like protein, which codes for MLWLKRNLIFALSLVVAVGLFLFGSYYLFSKWSENSEVQKQLEETDASLKKIYDLKSTSPTATNIMILRQQDAELKTFLTNVMAARKPLDFDAKISSANFKTLLDNSLAQLNRQADQARIPVAQKEFGFSNIKPLVSFAEGSVPLLAEQLAEVKLICGILFRSEISALENLRRQAISKDDLAAVSSVDYHAIPKMTNDLTGEISSFHVVTFTAFSESLASVLENVERSPEALSVRLLSVLPAAPGKPGAGPAASGPFIPVNSGAPAGAAQRGQPRPGGPGAAAANQTRRLETLADEKAFRVSMLLEVTKAAPPAE
- the pilM gene encoding type IV pilus assembly protein PilM, with translation MLTSKSFLAVDFGATTLKLAEFEVNEAGGLRLRKYGFAALGEESFNDKARPALLQSKLQALYQEKQFGSNRINVCAPGFQTFSKFVRLPPVDTSKVTQIIKYEAQQNVPFPLEEVVWDYQIIGTTSTGELEVLLVAIKNDVVEGLFGVAEAAGLRLQLADVSPAALCNAFRYNYGDQEGCSMLLDIGAKTCNLLFFDKGQVYSRGINIGANSITTDFLREAKLPYDEAERLKIQEGFVGLGGAYAEPENPNQAAISKIARQFMTRLHIQVNQTIQFYRTQQGGSAPQRLFLSGGASIMPYTREFFTEKLNIPVDYFNPLRNVEIDPSLDLDELAKVAHSLGETVGLGLRNLAHCPVELNLMPESSLTRQRFAQKKPYFIASALGLALIVFTIGFFYEKTSQQKAQTLEDLRQKLKPMEASKAQLSKAEDNLKKTQTLADAHLAWLEDRHYWSQMLGEVRRAFRETEEKAPEILAAAGVEASMWVEKMAPVMADPLPMEGLATPAEGEPVVDPSAAPPDTSGVKVRAGRRGPPSETPSPSQVQSILLSCRGLNLNQTVKPSANFELASALAQKLVASSNLFTTNTALSGRLEVDDRGTNAGLFFTFELTLKLAKPLDL